A genomic region of Chryseobacterium sp. KACC 21268 contains the following coding sequences:
- the lpdA gene encoding dihydrolipoyl dehydrogenase has protein sequence MNYDIIVIGSGPGGYVTAIRASQLGFKTAIIEKENLGGICLNWGCIPTKALLKSAHVFNYLKHAEDYGLNKVENPGFDFSKVIQRSRGVASKMSGGISFLMKKNKIDVIMGTATVKAGKKVTVVDSEGKSTEYSGTNIIIATGARSRELPNLPQDGKKVIGYRQALSLPEQPKSMIVVGSGAIGIEFADFYNAMGTKVTVVEFLPNIVPLEDEEVSKHVEKSLKKSGIEIMTNASVESVDTSGNGVKASVKTATGNITLEADILLSAVGIASNVEGIGLEAVGIKTEKGKVLVNEWYETSVPGYYAIGDIIPTQALAHVASAEGITCVEKIKGLHVEAIDYGNIPGCTYCHPEIASVGLTEKQAKEKGYEIKVGKFPFSASGKATANGDVDGFIKVIFDAKYGEWLGCHMVGDGVTDMIAEAVVARKLETTGHEVLKSIHPHPTISEAVMEAVAAAYGEVIHI, from the coding sequence ATGAACTACGATATTATTGTTATTGGAAGTGGACCTGGCGGTTATGTGACTGCAATCAGAGCTTCTCAATTGGGTTTCAAAACAGCCATCATCGAAAAAGAAAATCTTGGCGGAATCTGCCTCAACTGGGGTTGTATCCCGACGAAAGCGTTGTTGAAATCTGCTCACGTTTTCAATTATCTGAAGCACGCAGAAGACTATGGTCTTAACAAAGTGGAAAATCCAGGCTTCGATTTTTCAAAAGTTATCCAAAGAAGTAGAGGCGTAGCTTCCAAAATGAGCGGTGGAATTTCTTTCTTGATGAAGAAAAACAAAATCGATGTCATTATGGGAACTGCCACTGTGAAAGCGGGTAAAAAAGTGACCGTTGTAGATTCTGAAGGAAAATCAACAGAATATTCCGGAACCAACATCATTATCGCAACTGGAGCGCGTTCCAGAGAATTGCCAAACCTTCCTCAAGATGGTAAAAAAGTAATCGGATACAGACAGGCATTGTCTCTTCCTGAGCAACCAAAATCTATGATTGTTGTAGGTTCTGGCGCTATCGGAATTGAGTTTGCTGATTTTTATAACGCAATGGGAACCAAAGTGACTGTTGTAGAATTCTTGCCAAACATCGTTCCTTTGGAGGATGAAGAAGTTTCAAAACACGTTGAGAAATCTCTAAAAAAATCAGGGATTGAAATTATGACCAACGCTTCTGTGGAATCTGTGGATACTTCAGGAAACGGCGTAAAAGCTAGCGTGAAAACAGCTACTGGAAATATTACTTTAGAGGCTGATATCTTACTTTCTGCAGTTGGAATTGCTTCAAACGTTGAAGGAATCGGACTTGAAGCAGTAGGAATCAAAACTGAAAAAGGAAAAGTTCTGGTAAACGAATGGTACGAAACTTCTGTTCCAGGATATTACGCCATTGGTGACATTATCCCAACTCAGGCTTTAGCTCACGTGGCTTCTGCAGAAGGAATCACTTGCGTTGAGAAAATCAAAGGTCTTCACGTAGAAGCTATCGATTATGGAAATATTCCGGGTTGTACTTATTGTCACCCAGAAATTGCTTCTGTTGGTTTGACTGAAAAACAAGCGAAAGAAAAAGGTTACGAAATCAAAGTTGGTAAATTCCCATTCTCTGCGTCAGGAAAAGCTACGGCTAACGGCGATGTTGATGGATTTATCAAAGTTATTTTTGATGCTAAATACGGTGAGTGGCTTGGTTGTCATATGGTTGGTGACGGTGTTACCGATATGATTGCTGAAGCTGTGGTTGCGAGAAAACTAGAAACGACAGGACACGAAGTTCTTAAATCTATCCACCCGCACCCAACTATCTCTGAAGCTGTGATGGAAGCTGTTGCTGCTGCTTACGGTGAGGTGATTCACATTTAA
- a CDS encoding RES family NAD+ phosphorylase, with translation MIVYRLSKEIYANDLSGKGAEIAGGRWNSKGNATLYTGQSIALCVTEIAVHIPLGIIPKDFRLVHIEIPDIEVFEPKRFPKDWNTFPHLDATQKMGDKFLKENKFLAMKVPSAAVQGEFNYIINPRNVNFKDVKIIKVEKFTFDDRLFIR, from the coding sequence ATGATAGTTTATAGACTTTCAAAAGAAATCTACGCCAATGATCTTTCAGGAAAAGGTGCTGAAATAGCTGGTGGACGATGGAATAGCAAAGGCAACGCGACGTTGTACACAGGACAATCTATAGCGCTTTGCGTTACTGAAATCGCCGTTCACATTCCGCTTGGCATTATTCCAAAAGATTTTCGTTTGGTTCATATTGAGATTCCTGATATTGAGGTTTTTGAACCGAAAAGATTTCCTAAGGATTGGAATACTTTTCCGCATCTGGACGCTACACAAAAAATGGGTGACAAATTTCTTAAGGAAAATAAATTCTTGGCTATGAAAGTTCCATCCGCGGCGGTTCAAGGGGAATTTAATTATATTATCAATCCTCGAAATGTCAATTTTAAAGATGTTAAAATCATAAAGGTGGAGAAATTCACTTTTGATGACCGATTGTTTATCAGATAA
- a CDS encoding 1,4-dihydroxy-2-naphthoyl-CoA synthase yields MADWKIVKEYEDITYKKSNGVARIAINRPEVRNAFRPKTTSELYDAFYDAYEDSSIGVVLLTGEGPSPKDGGHAFCSGGDQKARGHQGYVGEDGRHRLNILEVQRLIRFMPKAVIAVVNGWAVGGGHSLHVVCDLTLASEEHAIFKQTDADVTSFDGGYGSAYLAKMVGQKKAREIFFLGRNYSAKEAEEMGMVNAVIPHAELEDTAYEWAQEILAKSPTSIRMLKFAMNLTDDGMVGQQIFAGEATRLAYMTEEAKEGRNAFLEKRKPNFGDDQWIS; encoded by the coding sequence ATGGCAGACTGGAAAATCGTCAAAGAATACGAAGATATTACCTATAAAAAATCAAATGGCGTTGCAAGAATCGCTATCAACAGACCAGAAGTCAGAAACGCTTTCCGACCAAAAACAACCTCAGAACTTTACGACGCATTCTACGATGCTTACGAGGATTCGTCCATCGGCGTTGTGCTGTTGACAGGCGAAGGTCCAAGTCCAAAAGACGGCGGTCACGCATTCTGCAGCGGCGGCGACCAAAAAGCCCGTGGCCATCAGGGTTACGTGGGAGAAGATGGAAGACATCGCCTTAATATTCTGGAAGTTCAACGTCTGATTCGTTTTATGCCAAAAGCGGTGATTGCTGTGGTAAACGGTTGGGCAGTTGGTGGTGGACATTCACTTCACGTGGTTTGCGATTTGACTTTGGCAAGTGAGGAACACGCGATTTTCAAACAGACCGATGCGGACGTTACGAGTTTCGACGGTGGTTATGGTTCTGCATATTTGGCAAAAATGGTAGGTCAGAAAAAAGCTAGAGAAATATTCTTTTTAGGAAGAAATTATTCAGCTAAAGAAGCAGAAGAGATGGGAATGGTAAACGCCGTAATTCCTCACGCAGAATTGGAAGACACCGCTTACGAATGGGCGCAAGAAATCCTTGCAAAATCGCCAACTTCCATCAGAATGCTGAAATTCGCAATGAATCTAACAGACGACGGAATGGTTGGACAGCAGATTTTCGCAGGAGAAGCAACCCGTTTAGCCTATATGACAGAGGAAGCGAAAGAGGGTAGAAATGCTTTCTTGGAAAAACGCAAACCAAACTTTGGTGACGACCAGTGGATATCTTAA
- the menA gene encoding 1,4-dihydroxy-2-naphthoate octaprenyltransferase, whose amino-acid sequence MKYWIQAARLRTLPLSMSGIIMGAFIAKWRISQEGGFWDWRIFALALLVTLLYQVLSNFANDYGDGVKGTDKNRIGEAEQRAVASGKITATQMRNAVILLSILSFVATVALLYVAFYPAYTREFWIFIGLGIASILAAIGYTVGKKPYGYLGLGDIFVFIFFGLVSVCGSYFLFTKSFSWDVLFPAIAVGMLSMAVLNLNNMRDIVNDELSGKKTFALKLGYKNAMIYEIILLQLPILLMLAFLMYNGFQAQGKYYPFIVMILIFPFIKLRRSIMAVNEPKLLDPFLKQVGILTFLMAVLTAFGLNYFN is encoded by the coding sequence ATGAAATATTGGATACAAGCTGCGAGGCTTAGAACTTTACCACTTTCTATGAGTGGAATTATTATGGGAGCTTTCATTGCAAAATGGAGGATTTCCCAGGAAGGTGGATTTTGGGACTGGCGGATTTTTGCTTTGGCACTTCTCGTGACTTTATTATATCAGGTCCTTTCCAACTTTGCCAACGATTACGGCGATGGCGTGAAAGGAACAGACAAAAATAGGATAGGAGAAGCCGAGCAAAGAGCAGTGGCATCAGGAAAAATCACAGCAACTCAAATGAGAAATGCGGTGATTCTACTTTCGATTTTATCTTTTGTAGCAACAGTTGCCTTATTGTATGTCGCTTTCTATCCGGCTTACACCAGAGAGTTTTGGATTTTCATCGGATTGGGAATTGCCTCGATTTTGGCAGCAATTGGATATACGGTTGGGAAAAAACCTTACGGCTATTTAGGTTTGGGCGATATTTTCGTGTTCATATTTTTCGGATTGGTTTCGGTTTGTGGGAGTTATTTTCTGTTTACTAAATCTTTCAGTTGGGACGTCTTATTTCCTGCAATTGCAGTTGGAATGTTGAGTATGGCGGTTCTTAACCTGAATAATATGAGAGACATTGTCAATGATGAGTTATCAGGTAAAAAAACGTTTGCTTTGAAGCTAGGTTACAAAAATGCAATGATTTACGAAATCATCTTATTGCAATTACCTATTCTTTTGATGTTGGCTTTTTTGATGTACAACGGCTTTCAAGCACAAGGGAAATATTATCCATTTATCGTGATGATTTTGATTTTCCCATTCATCAAATTAAGGAGAAGCATAATGGCTGTCAACGAACCAAAATTATTGGATCCATTTCTGAAACAGGTCGGAATCCTAACTTTCCTGATGGCGGTTTTGACGGCTTTTGGCCTTAATTATTTTAATTAA
- a CDS encoding DUF6364 family protein: MTTKLTLTVEKSVIEKAKKYAKGTQRSLSEMVQKYLETLVESPKEDRELSPKIKKLAGSLKMPEDVDYDKALDDYYREKYKL; this comes from the coding sequence ATGACGACCAAACTTACCTTGACTGTAGAAAAGTCAGTTATTGAAAAAGCAAAAAAATACGCCAAAGGTACTCAGAGAAGTCTTTCTGAGATGGTGCAAAAGTATTTGGAAACTTTGGTAGAGAGTCCAAAAGAAGATCGTGAACTCTCTCCAAAAATAAAAAAATTGGCAGGAAGTTTGAAAATGCCAGAGGATGTTGATTATGATAAAGCTCTTGATGACTATTACAGAGAAAAATACAAACTGTAA
- a CDS encoding ion transporter translates to MKIKPEFDLIPEDGWRKKIYETVYLSHTKAGKIFDICLLVLILISTALLMVETIPIFRLEYYREFYYAEFFITLIFTIEYILRIICVKDREEYIFSPLGIIDFLSIVPFYISLFFPIWHFVAIIRMLRMLRIFRIFNLADYMHDGRFIVSALRQSSRKIYIFLLFMVIFIIMIGSLMYLIEGGNNGFSSIPQSVYWAVVTITTVGYGDISPATPVGKMLSIVVMLCGYSIIAVPTGIVTSEFRKQKKNNFQCNRCGNEDNDENARFCKICGEKII, encoded by the coding sequence ATGAAAATCAAACCAGAGTTTGACCTTATTCCGGAGGATGGATGGCGAAAGAAGATATACGAAACAGTTTACCTGTCCCATACAAAAGCAGGGAAAATATTCGATATCTGTTTACTTGTTCTAATTCTCATCAGTACGGCTTTGTTGATGGTGGAAACTATTCCTATTTTCAGATTGGAATATTACAGGGAGTTTTATTACGCAGAATTTTTTATCACTTTAATATTCACGATAGAATATATTTTGAGAATTATTTGCGTAAAGGACCGGGAAGAATATATTTTTAGTCCTTTAGGTATTATTGATTTTCTCTCCATCGTGCCTTTCTACATCAGTTTATTTTTTCCGATTTGGCATTTTGTTGCGATTATTAGAATGTTGAGAATGCTAAGGATTTTTAGGATTTTCAACCTTGCGGATTATATGCACGACGGTCGATTTATAGTTTCCGCACTGAGGCAAAGTTCTCGAAAGATTTACATTTTCCTTTTGTTTATGGTGATTTTCATCATCATGATTGGGTCGCTCATGTATTTGATAGAAGGTGGGAATAATGGCTTTAGTAGCATTCCGCAGAGTGTTTATTGGGCGGTTGTTACAATAACTACAGTAGGTTACGGCGACATCTCTCCTGCTACACCAGTTGGTAAAATGCTTTCAATCGTAGTGATGCTCTGTGGTTACAGCATTATTGCGGTTCCAACAGGAATTGTAACTTCCGAATTTCGCAAACAAAAGAAAAACAATTTTCAGTGTAACCGATGCGGCAACGAAGATAATGATGAGAATGCCCGTTTTTGCAAAATCTGCGGTGAGAAAATTATTTAA
- a CDS encoding DUF2807 domain-containing protein: protein MKIQLLTLVLLASAANFSCVQSKSDNSNGNDAMFSNLISDSGKGEVIEKTYDINFDELEISTSLNAEVFKSNNEKIIVYAPSDLMKYVVVKQNGGKVQVKIQSESMKSISTDRIKIKVYAKDFDHLAANSSGSISLKDNFSFSDLDVKVSSSGTIKGNINGGNINIQASSSGNYEGEVNAKSLNMQSSSSGGIDIKGKSESVNIQASSSGDVDAENFTTESAVLATSSSADITIGVSKSVTASASSSGDIRVIKRGSLNEITKNESSSGSISIQ, encoded by the coding sequence ATGAAAATACAACTTTTAACTCTGGTCCTTTTGGCTTCTGCTGCAAATTTTTCTTGTGTACAATCCAAAAGTGACAATTCCAACGGAAACGATGCGATGTTTTCTAACTTGATATCTGACTCCGGAAAAGGTGAAGTGATTGAGAAAACTTACGACATTAATTTTGATGAATTGGAAATCTCGACTTCTCTTAATGCGGAAGTCTTCAAATCTAACAATGAGAAAATCATTGTTTATGCACCTTCTGACCTGATGAAATATGTTGTCGTGAAACAAAACGGCGGAAAAGTACAAGTGAAAATCCAATCGGAGTCTATGAAAAGTATTTCTACAGATCGAATCAAAATTAAAGTTTATGCTAAAGATTTTGACCATTTGGCAGCCAATTCCAGCGGAAGCATCTCTTTGAAAGACAACTTCAGTTTCTCTGATCTTGATGTGAAAGTTTCCAGCTCTGGAACCATAAAAGGAAATATCAATGGCGGAAATATCAATATCCAAGCGTCAAGCAGCGGAAATTACGAAGGCGAGGTCAATGCGAAAAGTTTGAATATGCAAAGCTCATCTTCCGGCGGAATCGACATCAAAGGAAAATCTGAAAGTGTGAACATCCAAGCGTCATCTTCTGGTGATGTGGACGCGGAAAACTTCACGACAGAAAGTGCTGTTTTAGCAACGTCATCGTCTGCCGACATCACCATTGGCGTGAGTAAAAGTGTTACTGCAAGCGCATCTTCCAGCGGAGATATCCGTGTGATCAAAAGAGGAAGTTTGAATGAGATCACTAAAAACGAAAGTAGTTCTGGATCTATTTCTATCCAGTAA
- a CDS encoding dienelactone hydrolase family protein: MKKFYFILWVILLNCLYNCSSTASLSDPIPSTLDVKHHTYKTVNFSTSDGLKVYADLYSGNNKRGPLIILYHQAGFSRGEFRSIAPRLVDLGFNVLAVDLRSGDILNQVTNLTKKEALKQGMSTAFEDVIPDLEASFDYAKNQIKSRKIIYWGSSYSASLGFYMAAKYPKDYKALIAYSPGEYFKVENRNISEFAKEIKIPVYTSSARNEESTWKPIYNSIQSKKQFYLPAKTTGHHGTLALSSFYDDSEENWQAIIPFLKTLL, translated from the coding sequence ATGAAAAAATTTTATTTCATACTTTGGGTTATTCTTTTAAATTGTTTGTACAATTGTTCATCTACCGCATCACTTTCTGACCCTATTCCAAGTACTCTGGATGTAAAGCACCACACCTACAAAACAGTAAATTTCTCAACTTCTGATGGACTGAAAGTTTATGCGGATTTATATTCAGGTAACAACAAACGCGGTCCGCTTATCATACTCTATCACCAAGCTGGTTTCAGCAGAGGTGAATTCAGAAGTATTGCACCAAGATTGGTCGACTTAGGTTTCAATGTATTGGCAGTTGATCTTCGCTCGGGAGATATCTTGAATCAAGTCACTAATCTGACCAAAAAAGAAGCTTTAAAACAAGGAATGTCCACCGCTTTTGAAGACGTAATTCCTGACTTGGAAGCGTCTTTCGATTATGCTAAAAATCAAATTAAATCTAGAAAAATAATTTATTGGGGAAGTTCATACTCAGCGTCGTTGGGATTTTATATGGCAGCTAAGTATCCAAAAGATTATAAAGCACTCATTGCTTACTCTCCAGGGGAATATTTTAAAGTCGAGAATAGAAATATTTCAGAATTCGCAAAGGAAATAAAGATTCCTGTTTATACTTCGTCAGCTAGAAATGAAGAATCTACTTGGAAGCCTATTTATAATTCCATTCAATCTAAAAAGCAATTTTATCTTCCTGCGAAAACCACAGGACATCATGGAACATTAGCTCTATCATCTTTCTATGACGATAGCGAAGAAAACTGGCAAGCAATCATTCCTTTTTTGAAAACATTGCTGTAA
- a CDS encoding DUF4920 domain-containing protein: MKNILFAFVLIGLSVSAFAQSGPPAGEAKVGEYYGQDVSAKAVKKAISPDELNKELKATPKIAKTSVKGKVTGVCPKKGCWISLATDSGETFFVKMKDYAFFVPTALEGKTVILEGSAESKTTSVKELQHYAEDAKKSQAEIDAITEPKTETRFLASAIKVVE, encoded by the coding sequence ATGAAAAATATATTGTTTGCATTCGTATTGATAGGATTATCCGTTTCAGCATTCGCACAATCCGGTCCGCCAGCAGGCGAAGCGAAAGTTGGCGAATATTACGGCCAGGATGTTTCCGCAAAAGCTGTTAAGAAAGCCATTTCTCCAGACGAACTCAATAAAGAATTAAAAGCAACACCCAAAATCGCCAAAACTTCTGTCAAAGGAAAAGTAACCGGCGTTTGCCCTAAGAAAGGCTGTTGGATAAGCTTGGCAACAGATTCCGGCGAAACATTCTTCGTGAAGATGAAAGATTATGCCTTCTTCGTTCCGACCGCTTTGGAGGGTAAAACCGTGATTTTGGAAGGCAGCGCAGAGAGCAAAACCACTTCAGTAAAAGAATTGCAACATTATGCCGAGGACGCTAAAAAATCTCAGGCCGAGATAGATGCGATCACAGAACCAAAAACCGAAACCAGATTTTTAGCTAGCGCTATCAAGGTCGTAGAGTGA
- a CDS encoding metal-dependent hydrolase: protein MKIKFLGQNCFLFTYNGKTILADPFYNYQKEKSGFDITAQKIDYVLITHAHGDHIADVKEVLENHPDATVIGQPEICGYFKHTNNIDINFGGSAKIEDLKISMVPALHTSSFPDGSYGGLASGYIFRFADGRNLYLAGDTGVTAEMSLFPQVFGKLDLSILPVGKHYTMCPRKAAFAASELLKTPKVIGCHFDTFPPIEINHEEAKKHFSDKNIEFTLPELGQEFEF, encoded by the coding sequence ATGAAAATAAAATTCCTCGGACAAAACTGTTTTTTGTTCACATACAACGGAAAAACTATTCTTGCGGACCCTTTCTACAATTATCAGAAAGAGAAATCAGGATTTGACATCACCGCTCAAAAAATTGATTATGTGTTAATTACGCACGCACACGGCGACCATATCGCGGACGTGAAAGAGGTGTTAGAAAATCATCCGGATGCAACCGTAATTGGTCAGCCGGAGATTTGTGGTTATTTCAAGCACACAAATAATATCGATATCAACTTCGGTGGTTCTGCCAAGATTGAAGATTTGAAGATTTCTATGGTTCCTGCCTTACACACGAGCTCTTTTCCGGACGGTTCTTACGGCGGATTGGCTTCTGGCTATATTTTCAGATTTGCTGACGGTAGAAACCTTTATTTGGCTGGAGACACGGGCGTGACGGCTGAGATGAGTTTGTTTCCGCAGGTTTTCGGGAAATTGGATTTGTCGATTCTACCAGTTGGAAAACATTACACGATGTGTCCTAGAAAAGCGGCTTTCGCAGCATCAGAACTATTGAAAACACCAAAAGTGATTGGCTGTCATTTCGATACTTTCCCACCAATCGAAATCAATCACGAAGAAGCTAAAAAGCATTTCTCTGATAAGAATATCGAATTTACATTACCAGAATTAGGACAGGAATTTGAGTTCTAA
- a CDS encoding patatin-like phospholipase family protein, which yields MENSKIGLVLSGGGTRGLAHAGVLKFLNEKNIKPDILSCCSAGSIVGSLYAVGKSPEEILDFFQSIYFFNWKHFTFNQPGFVSSAIFTMYLTPIFQDMTIGDLNKDVRIVATELITGQQKVFEKHYKVVDAIIASSCIPGISTPYFIGEEMYSDGGVLNNFPADIINNECDKMIGVYVTPPQDVEAQDLRTIKAVTTRAYELASHRTEIFKFAYCDWFITSKKLSKYGIFERKPQNMEEIFNIGYEEAKRTFLDNEEEFTAMFSKKE from the coding sequence ATGGAAAATTCGAAGATAGGATTGGTTTTGTCCGGAGGTGGAACACGCGGATTGGCTCACGCAGGTGTTTTGAAATTTCTAAATGAGAAAAACATTAAACCAGACATTCTCTCTTGCTGTAGCGCAGGTTCCATCGTTGGCTCTTTGTACGCCGTTGGGAAATCACCGGAGGAAATTTTGGATTTTTTCCAGTCGATTTATTTTTTCAATTGGAAACATTTTACGTTCAATCAGCCGGGATTTGTTTCGTCAGCCATTTTCACAATGTATTTGACACCTATTTTCCAAGATATGACGATTGGAGATTTGAACAAGGATGTCAGAATCGTAGCGACGGAATTGATAACCGGGCAACAAAAAGTTTTTGAAAAACATTACAAAGTTGTTGATGCGATTATTGCTTCGTCCTGCATTCCCGGGATTTCCACACCTTATTTTATAGGAGAAGAGATGTACAGCGATGGAGGTGTGCTCAATAACTTTCCCGCAGATATAATTAATAATGAATGCGACAAAATGATTGGTGTTTATGTGACGCCACCTCAAGATGTCGAAGCACAAGACCTTAGAACAATCAAAGCGGTTACTACAAGAGCTTACGAACTAGCGTCGCATCGAACAGAGATTTTCAAATTTGCTTATTGTGATTGGTTCATCACTTCTAAAAAGTTATCGAAATATGGAATCTTCGAAAGAAAACCTCAGAATATGGAGGAAATTTTCAATATCGGTTACGAGGAAGCCAAACGAACTTTTCTTGATAATGAGGAAGAATTTACAGCAATGTTTTCAAAAAAGGAATGA
- a CDS encoding DUF4199 family protein encodes MTKTPVTIGFILYALTMLAFFIVYYFFANANYFETTMQVNAFGMTFLYVLAGFASTYWLRVGTLITYPQAFKQTFLTLFTGGVLSMFSIFAFLNYVDTDARDLLNHQYIQTELDNLDESYAKLKVEAANQKDRTKVKDLEENYTGAKLAREAALKENRNYFSFKFMSAVFGGFLLFYLLLSIIIAGFLKNKKRYE; translated from the coding sequence ATGACAAAAACCCCTGTAACAATAGGTTTTATTTTATACGCGCTCACAATGTTGGCATTCTTCATTGTGTACTATTTCTTCGCAAACGCCAACTATTTTGAGACCACAATGCAGGTCAATGCCTTTGGGATGACGTTCTTGTATGTCTTGGCTGGTTTTGCTTCAACCTATTGGTTAAGAGTTGGTACGTTAATTACTTATCCTCAAGCTTTTAAACAAACGTTTTTAACACTTTTCACGGGCGGTGTTTTGTCGATGTTTTCCATTTTTGCATTCCTAAATTATGTAGATACAGACGCACGGGATTTGCTCAATCACCAGTATATTCAGACCGAACTTGACAATTTGGATGAATCTTACGCTAAATTGAAAGTGGAAGCGGCCAATCAAAAAGACCGCACTAAAGTAAAAGACCTGGAAGAAAATTACACCGGCGCAAAACTGGCTAGGGAAGCAGCGTTGAAGGAAAACAGGAATTATTTTTCTTTCAAATTTATGTCCGCAGTTTTTGGTGGCTTTTTACTATTTTATCTACTTTTGTCTATTATCATCGCAGGGTTTTTGAAGAACAAAAAACGCTACGAGTAG
- a CDS encoding Nif3-like dinuclear metal center hexameric protein, protein MKINEFIKEFEKLIPIKQAEDFDNVGLICGNPDREISGILIAHDALELVIDEAVEKNFNLVVCFHPIIFSGLKSITGKNYVEKAVLKALENKIAIYAIHTAFDNDYFGVNYKICEVLGLKNQKILMPKQNQLKKLEVYVPVDSAENLKNALFQAGAGNIGFYDECSFSINGNGTFRPLQGSNPVTGIHNERENADEVLVSVIFEDFKKNQILSAMKQNHPYEEVAYQLISLDNENHYTGLGRFGDLETEMDEKDFLQFVKEKFDLKVIRHSSLINKKIRKVGVLGGSGASGIKSALASKCDAYLTGDVKYHDLFSAEDKILICDIGHFESEQFVTQQLFEILSEKFTIFAIAKTTKKTNPVNYFI, encoded by the coding sequence ATGAAAATCAATGAATTTATAAAGGAGTTTGAGAAATTGATCCCAATAAAACAAGCGGAAGATTTTGATAATGTGGGATTAATTTGCGGAAATCCAGATAGAGAAATCTCAGGAATTCTGATTGCTCACGACGCTTTGGAATTGGTTATCGATGAAGCTGTTGAAAAGAATTTCAATCTCGTGGTTTGTTTTCATCCGATTATTTTTTCTGGATTAAAATCAATTACTGGAAAGAATTATGTTGAGAAAGCCGTCCTGAAAGCTTTGGAAAACAAAATTGCAATCTATGCGATTCACACGGCTTTTGACAATGATTATTTTGGTGTTAATTATAAAATCTGCGAAGTTCTTGGATTGAAGAATCAAAAAATATTGATGCCGAAACAAAATCAATTAAAGAAATTGGAAGTTTATGTTCCGGTTGATTCGGCTGAGAATTTGAAAAATGCCTTGTTCCAAGCTGGTGCGGGAAATATCGGTTTTTATGATGAATGTAGTTTTTCTATTAATGGAAACGGAACATTCCGTCCGTTGCAAGGTTCAAATCCAGTAACTGGAATTCATAACGAAAGAGAAAACGCAGATGAAGTTTTGGTCTCAGTCATTTTTGAAGATTTTAAGAAAAACCAAATTCTTTCTGCGATGAAACAAAATCATCCTTACGAAGAAGTGGCTTATCAATTAATTTCGCTCGACAACGAAAATCATTATACTGGTTTGGGCAGATTCGGAGATTTGGAGACCGAAATGGATGAGAAGGATTTCTTACAATTTGTAAAGGAAAAATTTGACCTTAAAGTCATTAGACACAGTTCTTTAATTAATAAAAAAATTAGAAAAGTTGGCGTCTTGGGTGGAAGTGGAGCAAGTGGAATCAAGTCTGCATTGGCTTCAAAATGTGATGCTTACCTTACTGGCGATGTGAAATATCACGACCTTTTCTCAGCAGAAGATAAAATACTGATCTGCGATATCGGACATTTTGAATCGGAACAATTTGTAACTCAACAATTATTTGAAATATTGTCCGAAAAATTCACTATATTTGCCATCGCAAAAACGACTAAGAAAACAAATCCTGTTAATTATTTTATATAG
- a CDS encoding DUF2384 domain-containing protein has protein sequence MKKYKTTNTTHSVSEPVAVYGYQNFDDGGIFRMIEIAERGISFKLFDNLVKKFPFSFQEWAGFLHISGKTLSRYQKEEKTFDTLQSEKILQIEMLYKRGEEVFGSSDYFLIWLQAENLALGKTKPQDLIGSNFGISLLMDELTRLEHGILA, from the coding sequence ATGAAAAAATATAAAACAACAAACACCACACATTCCGTATCAGAGCCAGTTGCAGTCTATGGATATCAGAATTTTGACGATGGCGGCATCTTCAGAATGATAGAAATTGCAGAACGCGGTATTTCTTTTAAACTTTTTGATAATCTTGTGAAAAAGTTCCCTTTCAGTTTTCAAGAGTGGGCTGGTTTTCTTCATATTTCTGGGAAAACATTGTCCCGTTACCAAAAAGAAGAGAAAACCTTTGACACATTGCAATCCGAGAAGATATTGCAAATAGAAATGCTCTACAAAAGAGGCGAGGAGGTTTTTGGTTCGTCAGATTACTTTTTGATTTGGTTGCAAGCAGAAAACTTGGCTTTAGGCAAAACAAAACCACAAGACCTGATTGGTAGTAACTTTGGAATCTCTCTTCTAATGGATGAGCTTACAAGATTGGAGCACGGTATTTTAGCGTAA